GGGGACCGGTGATAGGGAGAGCTCATGCCGAACGTGAAACCGTCCACGGTGCTCGGTCGCCAACTCGGCGATGAGCTACGCAAGTTCCGCGACGCCGCACAGATGTCGACTGCGGACGCCGCCGAGATTCTGGACTGCACCAAGGGCAAGATCAGTCGCATAGAGAACGGTCATGTCCCGGTGCGTACGCCGGACTTGAACGCGCTGCTGGCCGCCTACAACGTCAGCGATCCGGAGACCCGCGAACGCCTCACCGCCCTGGCTCGCAAGGCCAACCGCCGCAGGCGGGACGGTTGGTGGCATCAGTACGGGTCTGTGCTGGGCGAGACCTACCGGGATCAGATCGAGATGGAGGCCATCTGCGACGGCATCCGGGGGTATCAAGTTCAGCTCATCCCAGGCCTGTTGCAGACGGCCGCATACAGCCGCGCGATCACAGTCGCCTCCCGGGCCTGGCAAACCCCGGAAGAAATTGAGCAGTTCGTGCAAGTGCGGCTGGCTCGGCAGGCGAGGCTTACGGGAGATTCGCCACTGGACCTCTGGGTCGTCCTCGCCGAAGGGGCACTGCACCAACAGGTCGGTGGACCCCAGTTGATGCACGATCAGTTGGAACACGTGGCGACGATGGCGGAACAACCGAACATCACTGTCCAGGTCCTGCCGTTCTCGCGCGGCGCCCACTCCGGTATGTTCGGGCCGTACTTGCTGCTGAGCTTTCCGCGGGTTTCGGCTTTGGACCTCGTACTCGCGGAGACGCCGACCGGCAACATGTGGGTGGAGCA
This is a stretch of genomic DNA from Streptomyces sp. NA04227. It encodes these proteins:
- a CDS encoding helix-turn-helix transcriptional regulator — protein: MPNVKPSTVLGRQLGDELRKFRDAAQMSTADAAEILDCTKGKISRIENGHVPVRTPDLNALLAAYNVSDPETRERLTALARKANRRRRDGWWHQYGSVLGETYRDQIEMEAICDGIRGYQVQLIPGLLQTAAYSRAITVASRAWQTPEEIEQFVQVRLARQARLTGDSPLDLWVVLAEGALHQQVGGPQLMHDQLEHVATMAEQPNITVQVLPFSRGAHSGMFGPYLLLSFPRVSALDLVLAETPTGNMWVEQEPEVNLYRALFDDARTTALPPTESLRMIRRIAKEHRS